DNA sequence from the Cyanobacteria bacterium GSL.Bin1 genome:
GAGTAACAAAAAGTCAAACACTTCTTCGATGATAGGTTGTGGGGCTGTCTCTAGTTCTCGGAGTAATTGCTCTTTAATTGTCATTACTTGGTTTTCTCATTAACTCTCTCCCTAAAGCTAATGTATCACAAGGCTCTACCGCTTAATCCGTCTCCGTCCGATCTCCTCTGGGATGGTAAAACGATTCCCTTGGAGGATGAGAGTATTGATTGCGCGATCGCGACTGAAGTCTTTGAACATTGTCCCGATCCCGAGATCGTCATGAAAGAAATCTGGCGCGTACTCAAACTAGGGGGAATCCTCTTTTTCACCGTTCCCTTCCTCTGGAATCTCCACGAAACCCCTTATGATGAGTATCGCTATACGCCTTTTGCCCTCAAAAGACACCTCACCCAGTCGGGGTTTACCGAAATCGAAATTAAAGCGATGGGCGGGTGGGATGCAGCACTAGCGCAAATGCTGGGTTTATGGGTGCGTCGTCGCTTCAATTAGAATGAAAAACAAAAAGTAGTGCGAATCATTTTATCTGGGTTGCTTTTCTCTATCAGCGCGATCGCGCTCTTAGATCCCTTACCCCCAGATTTTGCCGATATTGAGATGAAACCCGTCCAACACATCTTCCCCAGAAAGAACCGTCGGAGTTTCTAAGATTTCTACCGCTTGTTTTTTGGCTCCAAGAATTAGCGGAATTAGCTGAGGAACAGGCAAACCAAGCCCAACAACGAACCGAACAACTGGCGACTAAACTGAGAAAATTAGGTATTGACCCTGATCAAGTTTGACTTGCGTGCTTAACCGAAGGTTACTGCAGCGCGATCGCGCAAGCCGCTTCTCGCAGGGAAAATCACGCCCCAAAAGAGTTCAAGGAAGAAGCCATCAAGAGTGCATCGCGCTACTAAAAAATACCTAAGCAAGCCTGCCAAATCCCGATGGTATAATCAATCTTATCAAGGATCATTTTGTTGTGTTCTCAATGAAACTAACCTAAATAAAATGTCGCATCTCTACGAAAAAGATTATGCAAACTGGGCAGAAATAATGGCAAACTTGCTAGCGGAAAAGCAGTTTGATGAACTAGATATTGACAACTTGGTTGAGGAAATTAAGGATTTGTCGAAACGAGAACGAGATAAACTGATTAGTAGTATTCGTTTAATAATCCATCATCTTCTCAAATGGAAATATCAACCGCAGAAACGCTCAAGAAGCTGGCAAATTACCATTGAACGAGAACGCAATAATATTGACCTGTATCTAGAAGATAGCCCCAGTTTAAGACAATATCTTGCGTCAGAATGGGTGAATAAAGCCCACCGCATTGCTCGTTTAGATGCAGCTAAAGAAACAGACTTAAATTTTCCGAAAGAATGTCCTTTTACTATTGAAGAAATTTTAG
Encoded proteins:
- a CDS encoding DUF29 family protein — translated: MSHLYEKDYANWAEIMANLLAEKQFDELDIDNLVEEIKDLSKRERDKLISSIRLIIHHLLKWKYQPQKRSRSWQITIERERNNIDLYLEDSPSLRQYLASEWVNKAHRIARLDAAKETDLNFPKECPFTIEEILDFNYFPASDAEKGSD
- a CDS encoding methyltransferase domain-containing protein, coding for MYHKALPLNPSPSDLLWDGKTIPLEDESIDCAIATEVFEHCPDPEIVMKEIWRVLKLGGILFFTVPFLWNLHETPYDEYRYTPFALKRHLTQSGFTEIEIKAMGGWDAALAQMLGLWVRRRFN